The sequence TGGAGCTTTGGGGCCGTATGCTGTGGGCCCTCCTGTCTGGCCCAGGGAGAGGGGGAAGTACCCTCGGCTGGGCCTTCAGCTCATGGCAACCCCAACCACCTCTGGCTGGGTTATCCAGTGCCACAGAACTGGTCAGCCACTGGACTAGGGTCTTTGAGAAAAGAGGTATCCCTGAGGCCCGGGAATCCAGTGAGTACATCGTGGCTCATGTCCTTGGAGCCAAAACAGTTAAGTTCAGTGTTGTCAAGAGgacaggaagagggaggagggaggacttTGGGAAGGGATATCCAGGTTTTCTGTTCACTAAGAGTTCTTAGCTGAGACTGATGGGATTTTTCTGAAGGAACGTCTTAGCACCTGGCACACACTGTAACagtttgttggatgaatgaataaatctctGCCTAAGTGTTCTGGGATAGACACCTGGAGGCCTGGtattagctgtgtaaccttgggcaggATGCTGCCCCCTCTGGGCCCAGATGATGAGAGCGTTGGGCCTCCAGACCAGTGCTAGGCAGGCATTATCCACATAAGACACCTGGGTTGGGGCCCCTGGGCCCAGTGAGCCAGCCACTTACATTCTCTGTGGGGACAGTTTCAGAGCCTGAGGCCGGCACTTTGGACCCAGCCCTTGACCTCTCAGCAACTACAGTGTATCCGGGAGCTGAGTAGCCGTCGATTGCAGAGGTGAGCACCCATGGATCAGACCTGAACAATGTGTTTGGGGAGCAGCAGTCCAGCTTCCCCTATCCCCACCAAGTTCAGGGAGGAGGAGAATGTCCAAGGACTAAGGAGGTGTTAGGGTGCAGGGGTGGCAAGAGTGGGGCTGGGGTAGTGAatagaagaagggagggagggaaggcttTGCCTCAGGAGTCCCAAGGCCCTGGAGACATGGTCTTGCCTGATACCCTTGGCCACAAGTGGTATCTCTCAACCCAGGCATGGTCCTATTGGTCCTGGCTCTGTCAATGATGACCACCCGGCTGCCCCCTCTGCAGGATGCCGGTGCAGTACATCCTTGGAGAGTGGGACTTTCAGGGGCTCAGCCTGAGGATGGTGCCCCCAGTGTTTATTCCTCGGCCAGAAACAGAGGTAGGTGTGCCACCAAGGCAAGGCAGGATCAGGATGAGGGTGGAGTTCAGGGTACCGGTCTTACCCCAGGCTTCCTCCAGGGGGCACTGGGGCCCCATGACTTCAGGGACATTGCCTTTCTAGACACGTATCTTCTCACTGTCTGTGGTGGCAGAGCCCAGAGGACAAGATTCCTGTTGGTCCCCTTGACTGTCATGTTCCAAGCTACCACCCCAGCCTCTAGGTCTGGCAATGTCCCAGAGTGCCTCAAATAGTGCTGCCCAAGTACTTAGACTGTTCCGCTGTTTCTCTGGGAGCTGTCCCATGGCTTACCCAACCCACAGGGAACAGTGTCCTCcagcagcttctcaggaggcaTGGAGGAAGTGGAGAGGGCTCCAGCCGGACACCTGGAGACCTGgtatcagctgtgtgacctcgggcagGTCACTGCCCTACTGCCCTCTCTGGGCCCAGTTGATGAGAGGGTTAGGCCTCCAGACCAGAGAATCTGATCTACTGACTGGTCTGGTAATCACCCGTGTTGTCCCTCAAATTACTAGGACTAGGGATGTGCGGCGCAAATGTGCTATCCCTTGGTAAGGCACCCTGGTCCTGGAAGAGACGTTTTCTATGGCCCTTCTTGGACTCCCCTCTGACTTTgtaggtggcagagctgggagccaGAGGGTACAGACCAGGGAGTAGAGCTGAGTGAGAGCTGGTGGGCAAGTCAGAGGGCGGCACGTTCTGAGAAGGAATGTTTCTAGAAAGACCCAAGCACACAAACATTTCTGGGAAAGATTCCCATTCCCCTGCCGTGGCCAGGGGCCCCAAACCCTTCCTTCACTTTCCCAGCTTCTGTCCCCTAGCCAAGAAACTCTCTGACACCTCTCCCCTCCATGTCATCTGGTTGGGAGGCCAGGTCCTTGCTTCATTGCCCAGTGTCAGGGCAGGGACAGTAGGGAATCTGAGGCCTTGCTGAAGTCACAGGGCTGTCAAGGAAGGGAGCATGAGGGCAGCACTTGGACTTCCTGACTCCCAAGTCAGAGCCCCATCCCTCTCATGGTGGCTCCCCTATCTGGGATTGGCATGACCTAGGACACAGTATGGAGACCCAGAGCAAGGTGTGGCCTGCCACCTGCAGGCCTTGGGAGGCTTACCTGTGGCTCCCAAAAACACGTGATCTCTGGCGAAGAGATCATTTGCTGTCTCCGGCTGCCCAGGGTCAGGGCATGGTGACCTTTGAGTTCCTTCAGAGCTGACCTGGCACCAGCCATATGTGCCAGGGTTCTGAGTATCAAGTGTGGACTTTGGCTCCCATGTGGCCCCTGATTCTTAGATTGGTCTGGGCCAAGAGAGCAGCTCTACTGcaaggggtggggtgaggggagatGCTGCGATTGGGAGGCCAGGTGCTCACCTCACTGTGCAGACATTTCTGAGAACTCACCAGGTTCACCCCAATGTAAAGCCACATCGGGGGATGCCTTACCAAGAACTCAAGAGGACGTGGCCTGTGGCAGAGAGTGGTGAGAATGGGTGCAGAGGATGGTGTCTGATGAAGGAGGAGTCTGAAGTGCAAACTTGCAGGAGGCATGTGACCAGTGAGTTGGATTTTCCCTAGGGGTGAGAAGGTGGTTCAGCTTCTGGCCTGGCAGTGAGTACAGTAGGAAACTCAGGGCTGGGGGTGTGAACCATTCTCACCTGGCCTGCTGTGAGGCTGTACAGGTTGTGGGAGGATCAGTGTTTTGTCTGTGATTGACTCGAAGGAGGCAATGCCACCTCCCTGGGTCTGCTCCACCAGGGATGCCATCCTAATAGAGGGTACTTGTGGGCACTCAGGTTCTGCTGAGGCCTTGGGCCAACCTCTTGATGGGGTATGAAGTCCATGTTGGGGCAGCAGTTCTAGGCAGAGCCAACAGCTGCCTGCCCCTCGCCTCCTTCCTGCATGCCCCTGTGCCCCACCTTGTTTTTGGATTCTTTCCATATTCACCTGGAGGGGGTGCCTTGAGCCTGTGACCAGCTTGGCTTTTAGTCTCCCTGAAAGAGCCACCAGCGTCAGGCTGAGGGAGGCTTTTCACTGGGCGGAGAAGAGAAAGTTTCTGGACTTCTTGTGCTGTTGTCTATCCCTGCCCCAAGTGGCCCTACAACCAAGATGAGCCTCCTGTGCTCTGGAGTATTATGGCAAGCAAGAGGCCAATAGCCGTGGCAGGGGCTCAGTTTCTCAGCTTCTCACCCTCCCCAAGGTGGCCATCCACATATGTGGGGTGTGTCTTTgagtatctctgtgaggtgactGGCCAGTGTGGCTGACTGAGGGTTCATTCCCCAGCCAGAGTAGGTCTATGGCCAGGAAACCAAGAGAGGCTCAACACCTGACAAGTCCTGGTCACCCTGCCAACCTCTCAGCGTGTGGCCTCACCACTGAGACCACAGGCTCTCAGCCACAACCCTACACTGCTCACTCTGTACCTGTCCCAACCCTGCAGGCCCAGATTGCCACAAGTACCCTAGTGGTCTCCGGTAGTGCCTAGCACAGGGCTGGTGAGAGCTAGTGAATATATGCCCTCTCCTGCTGGAGCTGGACCCCCTCACCCACAGGCAATCATTTGTTTGATGCAGAAGAGGCTTGGAACAGGGAGGTTTGCACCTGCTGGCCAAGTTCTGCCTGGCTTGGACTTGCCATCCTCAGGGTGGGTGAACATTGTTGCTGGGGTTGGGGGCCTGGAAGGGTGAGATACTTTTTGGAACCCAGCACTGGGGAACTTATGTGGAAAATGGGTGTGAGTGAGGCTGATGGCATTGGGGTGTTGGGGAGACCTGGCAGTGTGAGACGCAGAGGGTGGTGCCACAGAGAGTTTGCCCAGCACTTAGAAAGTAGCCAAGAGGgtcgggcgccatggctcacacctgtaatcccagcactttgggagtccgaggcgggcggatcacctgaggttgggagttcgagaccagcctgaccaacgtggagaaaccctgtctctactaaaaatacaaaattagccaggcatggtgttgcatgcctgttatcccagctactcgggaaggctgagacaggcgaattgcttaaactgggaggcggaggttgcggtgagccaagattgcgccattgtactccagccttccagcctgggcaataagagcgaaactctgtttcaaaaaaaaaaaaaaaaaaaaaaaagaaagtagccaAGAAGTCTGTCTGTGGGCCAAGCCCTGCCAGTGTGGGACACACTGCGATGAGTCTGACCTCAGGTCTTCCTGTTATGGAGTCTGGTGGGAGAGGCACACCGCATCCTTAGGCTAGACCTTAGGCTCAAGGTGGGGAAAGCCATGGTAGAGCCTGGCCCAGGCTTGAGGAAGGCTTTATGGAAAAGGTGGTCCTCTTTTCAGATCAGGGAAGCACCCACTTGCTGCCCACCATCCCTAGCTCCCTGAGCCAGTCTTTCCTGAGACCTGGGGTCCCAGGAGTTCTGACCCTCTGGGAAACATTTTGGCCATTGGACGGTAGGAGCCTTCCACCCTTCACCCCTACCCTATGTTGGTTTGCAGGCATAGTCCTCGCAGGCAGTGGCTGGGTAGGCAAGGCTTGAAACCCTCTTGTTTCCAAAGTGGCAATGTCTGAAAATGTCCTCCTGCTGCCAGGGCAGGCACCTCCCTCTGCACCCATGCCTGTTGAGCTATGCCTGTGTATGCCACACCCCTCAGGTCCTTAGTCAGGACCATGTTCCCCCATGACCCATCTTCTCCAAAGGAGGGAATTCCCTGTCCCTTTGGCTTAGGAGCCTCCCTGGGGCCTCAAGCTCAGCTCTGTCACACCAGCTCCTGATTCTTGGCCACCATGAACCACAGGCTAGGTAGGCTCAGGTGGGGCCTTgaccccaggcctcagtttcctcatgggaCACTTGTGAGGATTTAACAGATTAATACAGGAAAAGCTCTGGGAGCAGGATCAGGCCAGAGGGAGTGGCCAGGAACTATCAGATACAGttcttgagatggagtgttgctctgtctcccaggctggagtgtagtggcacgatcctgatccaccgcaacctctacctcccgggcttaagcagttctcccgcctcagcctcccgagtagctgggactagagaaatccgccaccatgcccatgcccggcaaatttttgcacttttagcagagacgaggtttcaccatgttggccaggctggtctcaaactccgaactcaagtgatctgcccaccttggtctcacaaagtgttgggattataggcatgagccactgtgcccagcagaaaTGCTAAGAATGGGAGGATGTCTGTAAAGGGCTTAGCTGGGGTTGATTAAACACTTAACATGACACAGGTGTggattagctcatttaatccccacCATATCCCCATGAGGTAGGCTATCCTCAACTGGGCTCAGTTgtacagatggggaagctgaggcgtgGAGGGGCAGGGTGACTTGGCCATGGCCCAGCTGACATGAAGGTTAGTCTGGCTTTGGCTACCTCCCCTTCCTACGTTCACAGGGGTAACTGCTTAGGCCTCTGTACCAACACCCCCAGGCACCAACTCTGATCCAGACCCCTCTGCTTCACAGGAACTGGTTGAGTGGGTGCTGGAAGAGGTGGCCCAGAGGTCCTATGCTGTGGGATCCCCAGGCAGCCCCCTCATTCTGGAGGTAGGCTGTGGATCGGGAGCCATCTCCCTCAGCCTGCTGAGCCAGCTCCCTCAGGTGAGCCTCTCCACCCACTCTGGATAGACTGCGACTGACACTCACTGTCCCTCCCATTAGTGCTTCCCCCACATCCCTCTGCTAGGAGCACTTGAGGGGAAGCAGCTAGATGAGGGAGGACAGGGCTGCCCCTAGCCCACTGTGGTTCACAGACTCTAATGCCTACCACATGTATCTGGCTAGATTTTGGCCAAGAAGAAAAGGCTGTTGGGTATTTCCCTTCTCTTCTGGTGGGGGGTTGGAGGAGGGTCTCCCAGGCCCAGTATCTCCCAGCATCTCTCAGCATTGCCTTCCACATATCCTCTGTTTGTTCTTGGGACAGAGCCGAGTCATTGCTGTGGATAAGGGGGAAGCTGCCATCTCTCTGACCCATGAGAACGCTCAGAGGTAGGTGGGGGAGTTGCACTTTGGAGCCTGATCTTGACTCCTTTTCAGGTTTCAAACTCACTAATGTCTGATTTCTCCTGCCAAGAAGGAGGAAGCAGTGGGGTAGCCTGGCATGGGTCCCATGGGGTTCTGAATGGGTAGTGGGCAGTGAGTATCTTGCCGGTCCAAGAAAGGTTGACTACAAGACctcattcttttgtgttttttttttttgttttgttttgtttttttgagatggagtctcgctctgtcgcccaggctggagtgcagtggccagatctcagctcactgcaagctccgcctcccgggtttacgccattctccgacctcagcctcccgagtagctgggactacaggcgcccgccacctcgcccggctagtttttttttttttttgtattttttagtagagacggggtttcactgtgttagccggga is a genomic window of Macaca mulatta isolate MMU2019108-1 chromosome 2, T2T-MMU8v2.0, whole genome shotgun sequence containing:
- the HEMK1 gene encoding MTRF1L release factor glutamine methyltransferase isoform X5, translating into MELWGRMLWALLSGPGRGGSTLGWAFSSWQPQPPLAGLSSATELVSHWTRVFEKRGIPEARESSEYIVAHVLGAKTFQSLRPALWTQPLTSQQLQCIRELSSRRLQRMPVQYILGEWDFQGLSLRMVPPVFIPRPETEPHRGMPYQELKRTWPVAESGENGCRGWCLMKEESEVQTCRRHVTKEAWNREVCTCWPSSAWLGLAILRELVEWVLEEVAQRSYAVGSPGSPLILEVGCGSGAISLSLLSQLPQSRVIAVDKGEAAISLTHENAQRLQLQDRIWIIHLDMTSERSWTHLPWGPVDLVVSNPPYIFHQDMEQLAPEIRSYEDPAALDGGEEGMDIITHILALAPRLLKDSGSIFLEVDPRHPELVSSWLQSRPELYLNLVAVRKDFCGRSRFLHIQRSRP
- the HEMK1 gene encoding MTRF1L release factor glutamine methyltransferase isoform X6 is translated as MELWGRMLWALLSGPGRGGSTLGWAFSSWQPQPPLAGLSSATELVSHWTRVFEKRGIPEARESSEYIVAHVLGAKTFQSLRPALWTQPLTSQQLQCIRELSSRRLQRMPVQYILGEWDFQGLSLRMVPPVFIPRPETEPHRGMPYQELKRTWPVAESGENGCRGWCLMKEESEVQTCRRHVTKEAWNREVCTCWPSSAWLGLAILRELVEWVLEEVAQRSYAVGSPGSPLILEVGCGSGAISLSLLSQLPQSRVIAVDKGEAAISLTHENAQRLQLQDRIWIIHLDMTSERSWTHLPWGPVDLVVSNPPYIFHQDMEQLAPEIRSYEDPAALDGGEEGMDIITHILALAPRLLKDSGIFLEVDPRHPELVSSWLQSRPELYLNLVAVRKDFCGRSRFLHIQRSRP
- the HEMK1 gene encoding MTRF1L release factor glutamine methyltransferase isoform X21, with translation MELWGRMLWALLSGPGRGGSTLGWAFSSWQPQPPLAGLSSATELVSHWTRVFEKRGIPEARESSEYIVAHVLGAKTFQSLRPALWTQPLTSQQLQCIRELSSRRLQRMPVQYILGEWDFQGLSLRMVPPVFIPRPETEELVEWVLEEVAQRSYAVGSPGSPLILEVGCGSGAISLSLLSQLPQSRVIAVDKGEAAISLTHENAQSYEDPAALDGGEEGMDIITHILALAPRLLKDSGSIFLEVDPRHPELVSSWLQSRPELYLNLVAVRKDFCGRSRFLHIQRSRP
- the HEMK1 gene encoding MTRF1L release factor glutamine methyltransferase isoform X22, whose amino-acid sequence is MELWGRMLWALLSGPGRGGSTLGWAFSSWQPQPPLAGLSSATELVSHWTRVFEKRGIPEARESSEYIVAHVLGAKTFQSLRPALWTQPLTSQQLQCIRELSSRRLQRMPVQYILGEWDFQGLSLRMVPPVFIPRPETEELVEWVLEEVAQRSYAVGSPGSPLILEVGCGSGAISLSLLSQLPQSRVIAVDKGEAAISLTHENAQSYEDPAALDGGEEGMDIITHILALAPRLLKDSGIFLEVDPRHPELVSSWLQSRPELYLNLVAVRKDFCGRSRFLHIQRSRP
- the HEMK1 gene encoding MTRF1L release factor glutamine methyltransferase isoform X4; this encodes MELWGRMLWALLSGPGRGGSTLGWAFSSWQPQPPLAGLSSATELVSHWTRVFEKRGIPEARESSEYIVAHVLGAKTFQSLRPALWTQPLTSQQLQCIRELSSRRLQRMPVQYILGEWDFQGLSLRMVPPVFIPRPETEVHPNVKPHRGMPYQELKRTWPVAESGENGCRGWCLMKEESEVQTCRRHVTKEAWNREVCTCWPSSAWLGLAILRELVEWVLEEVAQRSYAVGSPGSPLILEVGCGSGAISLSLLSQLPQSRVIAVDKGEAAISLTHENAQRLQLQDRIWIIHLDMTSERSWTHLPWGPVDLVVSNPPYIFHQDMEQLAPEIRSYEDPAALDGGEEGMDIITHILALAPRLLKDSGIFLEVDPRHPELVSSWLQSRPELYLNLVAVRKDFCGRSRFLHIQRSRP
- the HEMK1 gene encoding MTRF1L release factor glutamine methyltransferase isoform X7 is translated as MELWGRMLWALLSGPGRGGSTLGWAFSSWQPQPPLAGLSSATELVSHWTRVFEKRGIPEARESSEYIVAHVLGAKTFQSLRPALWTQPLTSQQLQCIRELSSRRLQRMPVQYILGEWDFQGLSLRMVPPVFIPRPETEVHPNVKPHRGMPYQELKRTWPVAESEEAWNREVCTCWPSSAWLGLAILRELVEWVLEEVAQRSYAVGSPGSPLILEVGCGSGAISLSLLSQLPQSRVIAVDKGEAAISLTHENAQRLQLQDRIWIIHLDMTSERSWTHLPWGPVDLVVSNPPYIFHQDMEQLAPEIRSYEDPAALDGGEEGMDIITHILALAPRLLKDSGSIFLEVDPRHPELVSSWLQSRPELYLNLVAVRKDFCGRSRFLHIQRSRP
- the HEMK1 gene encoding MTRF1L release factor glutamine methyltransferase isoform X8, encoding MELWGRMLWALLSGPGRGGSTLGWAFSSWQPQPPLAGLSSATELVSHWTRVFEKRGIPEARESSEYIVAHVLGAKTFQSLRPALWTQPLTSQQLQCIRELSSRRLQRMPVQYILGEWDFQGLSLRMVPPVFIPRPETEVHPNVKPHRGMPYQELKRTWPVAESEEAWNREVCTCWPSSAWLGLAILRELVEWVLEEVAQRSYAVGSPGSPLILEVGCGSGAISLSLLSQLPQSRVIAVDKGEAAISLTHENAQRLQLQDRIWIIHLDMTSERSWTHLPWGPVDLVVSNPPYIFHQDMEQLAPEIRSYEDPAALDGGEEGMDIITHILALAPRLLKDSGIFLEVDPRHPELVSSWLQSRPELYLNLVAVRKDFCGRSRFLHIQRSRP
- the HEMK1 gene encoding MTRF1L release factor glutamine methyltransferase isoform X9, with amino-acid sequence MELWGRMLWALLSGPGRGGSTLGWAFSSWQPQPPLAGLSSATELVSHWTRVFEKRGIPEARESSEYIVAHVLGAKTFQSLRPALWTQPLTSQQLQCIRELSSRRLQRMPVQYILGEWDFQGLSLRMVPPVFIPRPETEPHRGMPYQELKRTWPVAESEEAWNREVCTCWPSSAWLGLAILRELVEWVLEEVAQRSYAVGSPGSPLILEVGCGSGAISLSLLSQLPQSRVIAVDKGEAAISLTHENAQRLQLQDRIWIIHLDMTSERSWTHLPWGPVDLVVSNPPYIFHQDMEQLAPEIRSYEDPAALDGGEEGMDIITHILALAPRLLKDSGSIFLEVDPRHPELVSSWLQSRPELYLNLVAVRKDFCGRSRFLHIQRSRP
- the HEMK1 gene encoding MTRF1L release factor glutamine methyltransferase isoform X16 gives rise to the protein MELWGRMLWALLSGPGRGGSTLGWAFSSWQPQPPLAGLSSATELVSHWTRVFEKRGIPEARESSEYIVAHVLGAKTFQSLRPALWTQPLTSQQLQCIRELSSRRLQRMPVQYILGEWDFQGLSLRMVPPVFIPRPETEELVEWVLEEVAQRSYAVGSPGSPLILEVGCGSGAISLSLLSQLPQSRVIAVDKGEAAISLTHENAQRLQLQDRIWIIHLDMTSERSWTHLPWGPVDLVVSNPPYIFHQDMEQLAPEIRSYEDPAALDGGEEGMDIITHILALAPRLLKDSGSIFLEVDPRHPELVSSWLQSRPELYLNLVAVRKDFCGR
- the HEMK1 gene encoding MTRF1L release factor glutamine methyltransferase isoform X13 yields the protein MELWGRMLWALLSGPGRGGSTLGWAFSSWQPQPPLAGLSSATELVSHWTRVFEKRGIPEARESSEYIVAHVLGAKTFQSLRPALWTQPLTSQQLQCIRELSSRRLQRMPVQYILGEWDFQGLSLRMVPPVFIPRPETEELVEWVLEEVAQRSYAVGSPGSPLILEVGCGSGAISLSLLSQLPQSRVIAVDKGEAAISLTHENAQRLQLQDRIWIIHLDMTSERSWTHLPWGPVDLVVSNPPYIFHQDMEQLAPEIRSYEDPAALDGGEEGMDIITHILALAPRLLKDSGSIFLEVDPRHPELVSSWLQSRPELYLNLVAVRKDFCGRSRFLHIQRSRP
- the HEMK1 gene encoding MTRF1L release factor glutamine methyltransferase isoform X15, yielding MELWGRMLWALLSGPGRGGSTLGWAFSSWQPQPPLAGLSSATELVSHWTRVFEKRGIPEARESSEYIVAHVLGAKTFQSLRPALWTQPLTSQQLQCIRELSSRRLQRMPVQYILGEWDFQGLSLRMVPPVFIPRPETEELVEWVLEEVAQRSYAVGSPGSPLILEVGCGSGAISLSLLSQLPQSRVIAVDKGEAAISLTHENAQRLQLQDRIWIIHLDMTSERSWTHLPWGPVDLVVSNPPYIFHQDMEQLAPEIRSYEDPAALDGGEEGMDIITHILALAPRLLKDSGIFLEVDPRHPELVSSWLQSRPELYLNLVAVRKDFCGRSRFLHIQRSRP
- the HEMK1 gene encoding MTRF1L release factor glutamine methyltransferase isoform X1, whose protein sequence is MELWGRMLWALLSGPGRGGSTLGWAFSSWQPQPPLAGLSSATELVSHWTRVFEKRGIPEARESSEYIVAHVLGAKTFQSLRPALWTQPLTSQQLQCIRELSSRRLQRMPVQYILGEWDFQGLSLRMVPPVFIPRPETETFLRTHQVHPNVKPHRGMPYQELKRTWPVAESGENGCRGWCLMKEESEVQTCRRHVTKEAWNREVCTCWPSSAWLGLAILRELVEWVLEEVAQRSYAVGSPGSPLILEVGCGSGAISLSLLSQLPQSRVIAVDKGEAAISLTHENAQRLQLQDRIWIIHLDMTSERSWTHLPWGPVDLVVSNPPYIFHQDMEQLAPEIRSYEDPAALDGGEEGMDIITHILALAPRLLKDSGSIFLEVDPRHPELVSSWLQSRPELYLNLVAVRKDFCGRSRFLHIQRSRP
- the HEMK1 gene encoding MTRF1L release factor glutamine methyltransferase isoform X12, with translation MELWGRMLWALLSGPGRGGSTLGWAFSSWQPQPPLAGLSSATELVSHWTRVFEKRGIPEARESSEYIVAHVLGAKTFQSLRPALWTQPLTSQQLQCIRELSSRRLQRMPVQYILGEWDFQGLSLRMVPPVFIPRPETETFLRTHQVHPNVKPHRGMPYQELKRTWPVAESEEAWNREVCTCWPSSAWLGLAILRELVEWVLEEVAQRSYAVGSPGSPLILEVGCGSGAISLSLLSQLPQSRVIAVDKGEAAISLTHENAQSYEDPAALDGGEEGMDIITHILALAPRLLKDSGSIFLEVDPRHPELVSSWLQSRPELYLNLVAVRKDFCGRSRFLHIQRSRP
- the HEMK1 gene encoding MTRF1L release factor glutamine methyltransferase isoform X3, whose protein sequence is MELWGRMLWALLSGPGRGGSTLGWAFSSWQPQPPLAGLSSATELVSHWTRVFEKRGIPEARESSEYIVAHVLGAKTFQSLRPALWTQPLTSQQLQCIRELSSRRLQRMPVQYILGEWDFQGLSLRMVPPVFIPRPETEVHPNVKPHRGMPYQELKRTWPVAESGENGCRGWCLMKEESEVQTCRRHVTKEAWNREVCTCWPSSAWLGLAILRELVEWVLEEVAQRSYAVGSPGSPLILEVGCGSGAISLSLLSQLPQSRVIAVDKGEAAISLTHENAQRLQLQDRIWIIHLDMTSERSWTHLPWGPVDLVVSNPPYIFHQDMEQLAPEIRSYEDPAALDGGEEGMDIITHILALAPRLLKDSGSIFLEVDPRHPELVSSWLQSRPELYLNLVAVRKDFCGRSRFLHIQRSRP
- the HEMK1 gene encoding MTRF1L release factor glutamine methyltransferase isoform X2, with the protein product MELWGRMLWALLSGPGRGGSTLGWAFSSWQPQPPLAGLSSATELVSHWTRVFEKRGIPEARESSEYIVAHVLGAKTFQSLRPALWTQPLTSQQLQCIRELSSRRLQRMPVQYILGEWDFQGLSLRMVPPVFIPRPETETFLRTHQVHPNVKPHRGMPYQELKRTWPVAESGENGCRGWCLMKEESEVQTCRRHVTKEAWNREVCTCWPSSAWLGLAILRELVEWVLEEVAQRSYAVGSPGSPLILEVGCGSGAISLSLLSQLPQSRVIAVDKGEAAISLTHENAQRLQLQDRIWIIHLDMTSERSWTHLPWGPVDLVVSNPPYIFHQDMEQLAPEIRSYEDPAALDGGEEGMDIITHILALAPRLLKDSGIFLEVDPRHPELVSSWLQSRPELYLNLVAVRKDFCGRSRFLHIQRSRP
- the HEMK1 gene encoding MTRF1L release factor glutamine methyltransferase isoform X14, coding for MSLEPKQLSSSLRPALWTQPLTSQQLQCIRELSSRRLQRMPVQYILGEWDFQGLSLRMVPPVFIPRPETEPHRGMPYQELKRTWPVAESGENGCRGWCLMKEESEVQTCRRHVTKEAWNREVCTCWPSSAWLGLAILRELVEWVLEEVAQRSYAVGSPGSPLILEVGCGSGAISLSLLSQLPQSRVIAVDKGEAAISLTHENAQRLQLQDRIWIIHLDMTSERSWTHLPWGPVDLVVSNPPYIFHQDMEQLAPEIRSYEDPAALDGGEEGMDIITHILALAPRLLKDSGSIFLEVDPRHPELVSSWLQSRPELYLNLVAVRKDFCGRSRFLHIQRSRP
- the HEMK1 gene encoding MTRF1L release factor glutamine methyltransferase isoform X10, with product MSLEPKQLSSSLRPALWTQPLTSQQLQCIRELSSRRLQRMPVQYILGEWDFQGLSLRMVPPVFIPRPETETFLRTHQVHPNVKPHRGMPYQELKRTWPVAESGENGCRGWCLMKEESEVQTCRRHVTKEAWNREVCTCWPSSAWLGLAILRELVEWVLEEVAQRSYAVGSPGSPLILEVGCGSGAISLSLLSQLPQSRVIAVDKGEAAISLTHENAQRLQLQDRIWIIHLDMTSERSWTHLPWGPVDLVVSNPPYIFHQDMEQLAPEIRSYEDPAALDGGEEGMDIITHILALAPRLLKDSGSIFLEVDPRHPELVSSWLQSRPELYLNLVAVRKDFCGRSRFLHIQRSRP
- the HEMK1 gene encoding MTRF1L release factor glutamine methyltransferase isoform X11 → MSLEPKQLSSSLRPALWTQPLTSQQLQCIRELSSRRLQRMPVQYILGEWDFQGLSLRMVPPVFIPRPETEVHPNVKPHRGMPYQELKRTWPVAESGENGCRGWCLMKEESEVQTCRRHVTKEAWNREVCTCWPSSAWLGLAILRELVEWVLEEVAQRSYAVGSPGSPLILEVGCGSGAISLSLLSQLPQSRVIAVDKGEAAISLTHENAQRLQLQDRIWIIHLDMTSERSWTHLPWGPVDLVVSNPPYIFHQDMEQLAPEIRSYEDPAALDGGEEGMDIITHILALAPRLLKDSGSIFLEVDPRHPELVSSWLQSRPELYLNLVAVRKDFCGRSRFLHIQRSRP
- the HEMK1 gene encoding MTRF1L release factor glutamine methyltransferase isoform X24 is translated as MSLEPKQLSSSLRPALWTQPLTSQQLQCIRELSSRRLQRMPVQYILGEWDFQGLSLRMVPPVFIPRPETEELVEWVLEEVAQRSYAVGSPGSPLILEVGCGSGAISLSLLSQLPQSRVIAVDKGEAAISLTHENAQRLQLQDRIWIIHLDMTSERSWTHLPWGPVDLVVSNPPYIFHQDMEQLAPEIRSYEDPAALDGGEEGMDIITHILALAPRLLKDSGSIFLEVDPRHPELVSSWLQSRPELYLNLVAVRKDFCGRSRFLHIQRSRP